A window from Bacteroidota bacterium encodes these proteins:
- the moeB gene encoding molybdopterin-synthase adenylyltransferase MoeB — protein MMLSNEERQRYQRHLTLAEIGERGQTLLKAARVLVIGAGGLGSPALLYLAAAGVGTIGIVEDDRVDISNLHRQILFGESSAGRSKAQEAKRRVVDVNPHVTVALHETRFAPDNALDILTGYDLVLDGSDNFSTRYLANDACVIRGIPLISGSIDRFEGQVSVFSTRGGPCYRCLFPEIPDPSLVPSCAESGVLGVLPGVIGSLMATEAIKLLCGIGEPLIGRLLRYDALAMRFAEFRIARDPDCPMCGRDGRSTLFESYEFACQTEPLEITFAQLPDDALLIDVRESIEFRTRPSRAQLIPMSIFASRIEALPRDRAIVLLCASGIRSLTAANMLIARGFSNVCSLAGGLQRNPELAISVVALDGFSATSAPETPPASAPQS, from the coding sequence ATGATGTTGTCGAACGAAGAACGCCAGCGCTATCAACGCCACCTGACACTCGCCGAGATCGGCGAGCGCGGGCAAACACTGCTCAAAGCTGCCCGCGTGCTTGTAATCGGTGCGGGCGGACTTGGCTCCCCAGCTCTCCTTTATCTCGCGGCAGCCGGCGTTGGCACGATCGGCATTGTCGAGGATGATCGCGTCGATATTTCGAATCTCCATCGCCAGATTCTCTTTGGCGAGTCCTCCGCAGGACGCTCCAAAGCGCAAGAAGCAAAGCGGAGAGTTGTCGATGTCAATCCACACGTCACGGTTGCATTGCACGAAACTCGCTTCGCACCGGATAACGCGCTGGATATTCTTACGGGCTACGATCTCGTGCTCGATGGATCGGATAATTTCTCGACACGCTATCTCGCCAATGACGCCTGTGTGATTCGCGGCATCCCGCTGATCTCCGGCTCGATCGACCGCTTCGAAGGACAGGTCAGCGTATTTTCCACCCGTGGGGGTCCTTGCTATCGCTGCCTCTTCCCGGAAATCCCCGATCCATCGCTCGTGCCATCGTGCGCGGAGTCCGGTGTGTTGGGTGTACTGCCCGGGGTGATCGGAAGCCTCATGGCGACCGAGGCGATCAAGCTCCTATGCGGCATTGGCGAGCCGCTCATCGGACGGCTGCTCCGTTACGATGCGCTTGCGATGCGTTTTGCGGAGTTTCGCATTGCTCGCGATCCCGATTGTCCGATGTGCGGACGAGATGGGCGAAGCACGCTGTTTGAAAGTTATGAGTTCGCCTGCCAGACCGAACCGCTTGAGATCACCTTCGCGCAATTGCCGGATGATGCTTTGCTCATCGATGTCCGAGAATCGATTGAATTTCGAACGCGGCCATCGCGTGCTCAGCTAATCCCGATGAGCATATTTGCTTCACGCATCGAGGCATTGCCACGTGATCGAGCCATTGTCTTGCTTTGTGCCTCAGGCATTCGAAGCCTGACGGCAGCCAATATGCTTATCGCTCGCGGCTTCTCCAATGTTTGCAGCCTTGCCGGAGGATTGCAGCGCAATCCAGAACTTGCCATCAGCGTCGTGGCTTTGGATGGATTTTCTGCAACGTCAGCACCCGAAACTCCCCCAGCTTCAGCTCCTCAATCGTAA
- a CDS encoding copper-binding protein, which yields MARERGRAIMSVVRYYSFHVTAYFLLLFAMLGCNKLFPVDTGTGSGRGIVRRIDYEHHLITLEHGTVPKLLSPMMYSYPLISDSIMKPIKEGDTVHFTIEELKLGEFRVLTLQKIHPKPRR from the coding sequence ATGGCAAGAGAGCGAGGTAGAGCAATCATGAGCGTCGTCCGGTACTACTCATTTCACGTCACCGCTTACTTCCTGCTGCTTTTTGCCATGCTCGGCTGTAACAAACTATTTCCGGTTGATACCGGCACCGGGAGCGGCCGTGGCATCGTGCGGCGAATCGATTACGAACATCATCTCATAACGCTGGAGCATGGGACGGTACCGAAGCTGCTAAGCCCGATGATGTATTCCTATCCCCTGATCAGCGACTCGATTATGAAGCCGATCAAGGAAGGTGACACGGTGCACTTTACGATTGAGGAGCTGAAGCTGGGGGAGTTTCGGGTGCTGACGTTGCAGAAAATCCATCCAAAGCCACGACGCTGA
- a CDS encoding thiamine phosphate synthase — protein MSNRQMRGDLVVFAREAAAYGLRALQLREKDLSTRALLALALQIREVAPELQLFINDRPDVALACSAAGIQASEAGWPAHRLHQSFDLLCGKSMHSVGPMTDWSGVDFATFGPVFATPSKTELGIGPRGLGALRQTAELAPVPVFAIGGMTPERAARCRENGAQGVAVMSDLLLASDLRARLQEYESALGQL, from the coding sequence GTGAGTAATCGACAGATGCGGGGCGATCTCGTCGTGTTCGCACGCGAAGCCGCCGCTTATGGATTGCGCGCACTGCAATTGCGCGAGAAAGATCTTTCGACGCGCGCGTTGCTTGCGCTCGCTCTTCAGATTCGCGAGGTAGCGCCGGAGCTTCAACTCTTCATCAACGATCGGCCCGATGTCGCGCTGGCTTGCAGCGCAGCCGGTATCCAGGCGTCCGAAGCGGGCTGGCCTGCCCACCGTCTGCACCAGAGCTTCGATCTCTTGTGCGGCAAGAGCATGCATTCGGTCGGACCGATGACGGATTGGTCTGGTGTTGATTTCGCTACTTTCGGACCTGTCTTCGCAACTCCGTCGAAAACTGAACTTGGCATTGGCCCTCGCGGGCTCGGCGCGCTTCGGCAGACAGCCGAGTTGGCGCCAGTCCCGGTCTTCGCGATCGGCGGCATGACGCCAGAACGCGCCGCGCGATGCCGCGAGAATGGCGCACAAGGGGTCGCAGTGATGTCCGACTTGCTGCTGGCCTCCGACCTTCGTGCGCGTCTCCAGGAGTACGAATCCGCTCTTGGCCAACTATGA
- a CDS encoding ABC transporter permease → MRAILHILRKEFLQLRRDPNIVRLIFIGPIMQLLIFGFAINLDVNSVPMIVCDLDHSLQSHDFIARFENSGYFPIVAYVNKMSDIDDYLVCGKASIALTIPREFGRKLSRGEPAPIQAIVDGSESNAASVGLNYAAVIVAGYSQDVMLSGFARKGLGMLKPITVQPEIRVWYNPDLKSRNYILPSLLGMILMQATVVLTALAIVKEKEQGTMEQLIVTPVKTWQIIVGKLAPFTIIGMIDILLALAGVTLLFGIPVRGSIITLGWLSVLFILTTLGIGLFVSTVSSTQQQAMMTAMFFVMLPMNFLSGFIFPIENMPKLIQVISYLLPLRYFFEIIRGIFLRGAGLDVLWPQVLALFIFATAILTLSALRFRKKLA, encoded by the coding sequence ATGCGAGCCATTCTTCATATTCTACGCAAGGAATTCCTCCAACTTCGGCGTGATCCGAATATCGTGCGGCTGATTTTTATTGGCCCGATCATGCAGTTGCTGATTTTCGGCTTTGCGATCAATCTCGATGTCAACTCGGTGCCGATGATCGTATGCGATCTCGACCATTCGCTGCAAAGCCATGATTTCATCGCGCGATTTGAGAATTCCGGTTACTTCCCCATCGTCGCCTACGTCAATAAAATGTCGGACATCGACGACTATCTCGTGTGTGGCAAAGCCTCGATTGCATTGACAATTCCGCGGGAGTTCGGACGCAAGCTTTCACGAGGCGAGCCGGCGCCGATCCAGGCGATTGTGGATGGTTCGGAGAGTAACGCGGCGTCTGTCGGGCTCAACTATGCGGCAGTGATCGTGGCAGGATATTCCCAAGATGTCATGCTGTCGGGATTTGCACGAAAAGGGTTGGGAATGCTGAAGCCGATCACGGTCCAACCGGAGATTCGTGTGTGGTACAATCCCGATCTCAAGAGCCGCAACTACATTTTACCGAGCCTGCTCGGGATGATCCTGATGCAGGCGACCGTCGTGCTGACGGCACTTGCGATCGTGAAAGAAAAGGAGCAAGGGACGATGGAACAGCTCATCGTGACTCCGGTCAAAACGTGGCAGATCATCGTCGGAAAGCTTGCGCCATTTACGATCATCGGCATGATCGATATTCTGCTTGCGCTGGCCGGCGTGACGCTGCTGTTTGGCATCCCAGTCCGCGGTTCGATCATAACGCTCGGCTGGCTTTCGGTGCTGTTTATTCTGACAACGCTTGGGATTGGGCTTTTCGTCTCAACTGTCAGCAGCACGCAACAGCAAGCGATGATGACCGCAATGTTCTTTGTGATGCTGCCGATGAACTTCCTATCGGGATTTATCTTCCCGATCGAGAACATGCCCAAATTGATCCAGGTCATCAGTTATCTTCTGCCGCTCAGATACTTCTTCGAAATCATCCGCGGCATTTTTCTTCGCGGTGCGGGACTGGATGTACTCTGGCCGCAGGTACTGGCGCTCTTCATCTTCGCGACAGCGATCCTGACATTGAGTGCGCTTCGCTTTAGGAAGAAATTGGCATGA
- the thiE gene encoding thiamine phosphate synthase, giving the protein MIYDLTGLHVIVGGDRAIELATLADQLGASVIQLREKDRPLGEILDVADAIRTRVTHAAFIINDRADIARAVHADGVHLGSDDLPVEYARVLLGPDAIIGATCGSLTEAMEAQTVGANYIGFGHIYPTRSKEKRTPQKTLQEVSDFASAISVPLIAIGGITPANAAPVLQAGASGIAVIGAIQNSDDPARTIRELLALVNLRATPQP; this is encoded by the coding sequence ATGATATACGACCTCACGGGCCTGCATGTTATTGTGGGTGGCGATCGTGCCATCGAGTTAGCCACGCTTGCCGATCAACTTGGTGCGAGCGTGATTCAGCTTCGAGAAAAAGATAGACCTCTCGGGGAAATACTCGACGTCGCCGACGCGATTCGAACTCGCGTGACGCATGCTGCCTTCATCATCAACGATCGGGCAGACATTGCGCGCGCCGTTCATGCCGATGGCGTGCATCTTGGTAGTGACGATCTGCCTGTCGAATACGCTCGCGTCTTGCTAGGGCCCGATGCAATCATTGGCGCCACATGCGGCTCGTTAACTGAAGCTATGGAAGCGCAAACTGTTGGGGCAAATTATATTGGCTTCGGTCATATCTATCCAACCCGTTCCAAAGAAAAGCGAACGCCGCAGAAGACTCTGCAAGAGGTCTCTGATTTTGCGTCGGCTATTTCCGTCCCGCTTATTGCCATTGGCGGCATTACACCTGCGAACGCTGCGCCAGTACTTCAAGCCGGAGCTTCTGGTATCGCCGTAATTGGCGCAATTCAAAATTCTGACGATCCGGCGCGGACGATTCGCGAGTTGCTCGCGCTTGTGAACCTTCGCGCCACGCCGCAGCCATGA